Within the Osmerus eperlanus chromosome 10, fOsmEpe2.1, whole genome shotgun sequence genome, the region AGGCCTGTTGGACCTGttatctcctctcccccctcacagccACCCCCATGCCTGCCAGGGTCATCTGCCCCCCCCAATCTCAATCAAGTCAAGCACTGAATTATGAGGTCCGTCAAGCCTTTACAGGGGTGCTATTTGTGGCACACAGCAGGGAAAGAACTGCACCCCACAGCAAGAACGTCATGGGGTTGATTCCCACTTGGGGCTGTTTGGTGCTCAGGTCTACCGGGCGTTTCAGTGTGGAGTTGGGATGTTCTTCCCATGCTCACGTGGATTTCCTCGACAAAGAACCCCAATAAAACCTGCAGAACAGATCCCTTTTCCTACTCATGTTCCTGGCAGATCACTGCCCTTGGAGGAAGGACAACAGGATGGGAAAATGCAGAGAAAACATGTCGGTGATCActcaagcgtgtgtgtgagtgcgtgttggTGTCGTCACCCCCTACACTCGTTCGGCCACATGATAAATAACGATTTCGTCCTTCTATTTGTCTGATACATGCCTGGACAAAATGTTGGGAGCAATCAGTGTCacttaaatacatttacatttagtcatttagcagacgctcttattcttagcagacgctcttatccagagcgacttacagtaagtacagggacattccccctgaggcaagtagggtgaagtgccttgcccaaggacacaacgtcaattgacacggcagggaaacaaactggcaaccttcagattactagcctgactccctaaccgctcagccacctgactcccaatactGAGATACTGTGCTGCAGAGGCGGGTTGATGCCAGTCTGGGATTGTAGCTGTACTGTAGCTGGAGAACCCTGGAGGGTGGAAGGGAAGCAGAACCCTCAGGAAGCAGCTCCCCCCCTggccctcaccttctctctcactgtcccacTTCCCACCCTGGGTTTAGAGAAGCATGGGCTCTAACACTCTggggggctgaggagtgtgtgtgtgtgtgcgtggggggggggggggggggcagagtgacaGAGCTCTGGGTGTTGAAAATTCAGACAGGGTCTCTTGGTGATCAttgttctctgtgtttgtcatttTATACGGGCTCAGAGTAAGCCTCCCTGCGAACAATTGCGCGGGGGTTGATTTCAAGTTCTCTTGTGTACTTTTAAACTGTTTATCTATAGTCAAGCATTAACCACCATTGTGCTGCCTTGGCACTAACGATGTGGTGAGTTATGCGTGGCCCAGTGTGAGTGCTGGGGTCAAAACCCTCAGGCCCCTCCATGTACTCTCTgctcacataaaacacacagaaCCCCTGCTGGATGGATAAGCTCTGGAACTCGGGGCATAAACAATGGAGGTTACAGATATTCCTCTGACAATTACAGTGCAGAATAAACCTGGTATGGTAATCCTCAAGCCAGCACAGTCTCACTGCAGACACATTTATATGCACATAGATGTCCTCTGAGAGATGACAATCCACTTAATCCCACTCTAAATCCATGAATCCCCCCTCCAAAATAAATTTAATCTGACTTTTAACTGAATCCTAAACCACTCTCCTATCTCATAACCAAACCTGATGAAATTAAAATGAAATTCCCATCACACGCCCAACCACGTTTTTGCTGACTAACTTTACCCATCCCATCATGCAGTTCCGACCTTTCCTGACCTTGCAAACCCTGACATGGAATAGGAGTCAACACACAGCGTCAGTCATGACGTCATATGACATTATGAAAGTAACTATAAACAAACAGTCTTCTCACAAAGCCTTGGGAAACACAACCTGTCTGTGCCTCACACACTGACTAGCACTTACAATGTTATAGCAGCAGCCTCTGCTATGAGATGGTTTTAGTTAGTGACTGCCTGATCCAGACAGTAACTCCTAGCTACAGCACTGTACTTAACTACTGTTAACACTGGGCCTCTGGAGTCAGGATGCTGTCAAACACAGGATATCCCACATGTGCagctgcaaagacacacaccagcGACATCACACGCTACACATGACAAATGCTGACCACAGGGAATAAAATGGCTCCTTCTATAGCATGTAGTACAGTTAATCACGATCTAACTTTGTGTCTTCAATTGAACTGCTTTAAAAGCCAGAGATGGAGCCTCACAGATCATTGCCCTGTGACTTCAATGCTTTACCCCAAGTAATAGCAAGCATGGGCTAAGAGTTGAGGGTGAAATAACCAATcttcacacaaaaaaaataacaaataaaactGACCAAGGTCACTGCAGGTAGGGCTCATTTCCTGTCTGGTATCAGGTTTGCCGCATTCAACACCAAGCACTGCATCTTAGAGGGAATACCAACACAGTTCAAGCTCTTATCAGTGAATAGCTCTGTGAATTGGCAGTGAATAAGCCCTGGTTTGTTTCGCCAGCATGGAGGTATGTGTTACAATGGCTTACCTCTTGAACAAAAGGCACACAGACCCAGGTTTACCTGGTAAAGACAGGCCTGTGATGGCCTGAAAGACAGGCTGCCGTGGAAATTAAAACGTGATGCATGAGAAGCACTGGCCTCTCTCCAGGCACAATAAGAAGCCAGCAATCAAATCTTGTCTTGTCCTTTGGGACATGGAAAGAGAACCCCTTTCTTAAATGGGAGCTCTATCGCTGAGCCAAATAGAGAGATTGAAGGGGTGTTTGGGTTTAATAGGGAATTAAATAGGCCAGCCCAGTGAAAAGGCTTCCACAGAATGTCTTTGAGGGACACTGGTCCTTTGTGCTTAAAAAAAATGGAACCAGAGCAATAACGTTGACTGTCACAAAACTCAAAGCCTTCACAAAACCTGTCATGATTGTGTAGTAGTCAGCCAAAAAGCCAGGAGCTTCAAAAGAGTGGAGGGGGATGAAACTTTATAAAAATTCCCATGCACCATTGTGAATTTAAATAGTTGATCAAAAGCCAACTGGGTGATTATAATGTCAAAAGGCTATAAAAAAAAGTTAtgtccagggaggggggggggggggagtctgaaCAGGAGCATATTTATCTTCTGGCTTGGGGGAAAATACAGAAATTTGGAAAGGATTGTTGCCTGAGCATGGCCGAGCAGGGGGAGAAACAGTTTAGGGACAGCACTGTGAGTGTCATGGGTGACATTGCTGTCACCTCTAGACAAAAGAACAGGATTATCTGGTTTCACACTGTACAGTCTACTGACAGAAAACAACTATAGAATCTACTCCTCACCATCAGTTGAAAATCCTCCCCCAAAAAGATGGCTTAGTACCACTGTGATCAGAGCCCACACTGTTCAGGCCCAGCATGAGCTAACGAAATCTTTAACTTTCTACCCCTGGTCCTAAATCCTCCGTCAGTCACAGCCTGAACATGCTGACCTGCTCCCCCACTCTCCTGGGGGTATTTGTGGGGAACCCTGGATTGTTGCGGCGCAGTTGGCAAACTGGACTCCCACCCTAACAGCTCTGCCTGCCAGGCAGTGACGCAGGGAAACAATAGGCACAAGAATCCAGGCCAGAGCCTTCTTTCAAACAGGCACGACCCTTGCATGGCAGGGGATCAACATCTCTCACTCACTGCCACAAAACAACCTTCGCGCTGCTGGCAAAGGCTGGCACAGCAGTCTGCCCCTAACGAGCTTGTGACAAACGGCGATAGGATTCTGAGAAATATAACTTTTAATCTCACTATGCCTCTGATGAAGGGGAACTTTTCCATCAGGGAAGAACATGTTCTTGATAGTAACCAGATGACAACCCAAACTCTGTACTTTGGCAGCAATGCACATtccactctttttttctttccagatgattcctttctctccctttgtttctccctccttccctcgccCGCTGACTACCTTGTCTCCCACACAGATCCCTCCCttattcccttcctccctccctcccaccctccgtccctcccagCCTAAGTCAGCACCTGGCCGGGACCTCTGTGCTATCGTCAGCTGAGGAAACACACCGCCTCCCGTGGGACTTGACTCTCCAAACAGGCCCGAGGACGTGCTCCCCAGGACACATGGCTACAATgttcccacacaaacactccagCTCACACAGAAAACAAGGCAAGGATCCGTCCAGTGGTGGGCCCGTGCCGTCCAGATCTGGGGCAGATCTGGGGAAGCTCTGAGCTGTAGCTCAGAGCTTTGGTTAGGGTCTGAAGATgacgcagacaggcagagatggGTCTCGGAGCGAAGGGTCTGGAGCAGCCTGTCACAGGGTTCTAAGAAAGCTCCGGGCATTAAGAATCAGGAATGTCTGGAGTGGAAGTACAGAAGAAGGCCCCCCTGAAGACagacccacccccctccttgtcctccacccccacccgggTCAGACCTGGGGATCTGGAACAGTATCTGCTACAGGGCGGGGGACTGTGGGGTCTGCAGGGTAAACATTCCCCACCATCCCAGGCCAGAACATTCCCAGACACACCccgctctccttctccagctctctctactCACTGCACCTTATCTCGTACATTTTTCACATTCCTGCAGGTTACACTGTGGTACATTTCCTAGTGCTTATTTCCTATGAATCTATATACTGTATGGATCACGCCCCAGCTTACTTTTTCCATTAAATTCCAGACACATTACGGCTCAATAAAAACGATTTAACCTTCAAACTAAGTTACAAAAAAAGCTCACCAATCTTTTCACAGGGATGTCCATACATCCTCATTCAGCAGCATACTGACCCACTTATTCAGCATGTCCCCACCCCCACTGCTATTATTGTGTGGAACAAACTCATCATTCATCGACTGAGGACCACAATGACCCCGGGCCTTTCAGGGTACAGAAAGAGGACGAATACTTCACAACTCAGGAACGACCGCTCATTAGATTAGTGACGGCCTGCCACTGCAATTAACCAGCAAAAAAAGCGATTTGGTGCTCCAGTTTGCAGCATTCGCAGTTGCATAGGGTAGCCCTATCAAACCTAATGTCATGGCCGTACCAGCGTGCGGGTGGGATGCTGGATAGACGAATTAAGAGGACGCGTCTTTTTACCAGGAAAACACAGGGCAGCAACCAGttcaatatcacacacacacatgcatacatacacacacacacacacacaggaccattATTTACTCCTTCCAGTGCCTTCCAGTCCAACTGTCTATATGTACATACCATACAGTATACACTCAAGTGTATCATGAATAAACAATTGTACTGTGTTAGTCAAGTTTCTGTTGGTAGTCTATAACAAAAACTGTGGAATTTTAGGAAAACGCCTAAAACAGAAAGTAGTCTAAATAAAACCCTCAAGACAAACGGCAAAGACACGCTACACTTTAACTTGTTTACAAAGCACTGTAGGTAAACTCCAAATGACTAAATCCGGGCTTGAAAAGGAAGTGTCTCTGTTATGTACAGGAAATGATCTCAATGGCTGCACTGGACCCCCACCAGAGCAGGAGGAAGTTGAGGACAAGGAGAAACTTCCACTCTCTGAGATAAACAggaaccccctgcccccctccaagcCCCCACTGTTACCTCActattgtctctctccttcccccccccaccctcactttGCCCCCAAACTCAATAACCCTCCTCTCAGCCATGTCAAAACAGGCCTTTATTTGATTGTTcaatttcagcaaacacacttaAAAGGGAATAAACTACAATTTTGTTCACAGACATACTGAAAGTATTTTCTCAGTAAATACAAAGGTGATGGTAACACAATAGCTACACACAATAGCTTTCAATGTTAACAAAAGATAGACTTATACAgcctgactaaatgtaaatgacaaaatgtacagCTGGTGGACAATGAGTGTAATTCTGATTCAACGTCAAAGCCAGCACAACTTGTTAAGCCCAGAAGAAAAGCTTGGCTCTGGATAAATCGCTTCTATTGTGTCAGTTACAGTACTAAAACTAAAGTCGCATTTTAAAGTAAACCTTTTTGCGGCTGGTGGAAAGTTATGGGTAATTTCACTTCAAAGCCAACTCGTAACTTGTGGTGCCAACACATAACTTGTTCAACCCAAAACATACCCTCTAAACAAACACTCTAACCCCTTGACTACAGTCCACCTGATGCAACGCTAATCCACTGCACAGTCTGTGACTGGGTGTGGatggggagggcgggggaagGGCTGTCTACCTGCTTGGCCTCCTCCACAGACGTTTGCAGTTTGTTCATCTCCTTCTCATACTGTTCCCTCAGCTTGTCCACTTCCTGGTCATGTGTGGCCACTTCCTCCTTCAGTGCCCCCTTCAGAGCAGTCAGCTCCCTCTCGCGCCTTCTCagtacctcctcctgctcctctttagCCAGAAGCACCTCCTGCAGGCCCATCTTCAGCTGCAGCAGGTCCTGCACACgagcacaggaggagagacaaacaGTGAGAATGGCCCGTGATGTTTACACTGCGTAACAAAAATCCATTACTAGACTAGTGCCCTCGGTGTGCGGGCACGCAAGCTACCAATGCTAGGTGTATGTCGCCCAGCTGTGTCCTACCTCCATCATGGCATCCTTTTCCCCGTCCGACGCAGACCTCTTGGCACCGTCAAGCTCGTCATGCATCTCTGACAGCTGGTCCTGCAGGTCCCGGATCTCTGTCTGGTACTGTTCCCTCTCCAtcttcacctggaacagcctggcagaccacacagagcccatcacaacacacacacacacccggccGTACACAACacctgacccacacacacacaccatcaacacaacacCTGCCCCCTCATTCACACATCGGGGTGCCGCCACCTGTGTTCTGCCTGAACGCCTGTCCTCCAGACCACAGGGGCTAAGATGAGCACCTGGGTCCTGGAGGAGCGATACCACCCCAGCTGCACACTGCTGCAGCACAGAGGGGTTTCTGTGTAGAGGTATGGGGGATCTGGACACAGATGGGCGGTAATTACTCGAAAGTCAACAGCTTCCCACCATATGACATGAACCTTTTCCAGAAGAGGAGAATCCATTACTGACCATCTCAGTCACTTGTATGTAATATGTCTGAAAGGAGTTGAGTGattgtatctttctctctctttggttCTGCTGGCGACCTCTGTGTCATCGGGTTACGGCAGCGTTTGGACTGACAAGGCCTCCCCTGTCCAGTAGCCTCCCTAGGAGAGACTATCCTCTATTGTGATTCTCAAACACACCATCCCAGGGATTTGTCCAACGTCAACAGTCATTTTAAACGTAATCATATAGCAGACACTCCAGCCCATCCCTTTGTGGATCTCCTGGTGCTACATGACAGAATGGAGAAAAGGGGTTTGGAGGCCAATGCAGATACaacgataaaaaaataaatgctaTTTTCAGCTGACACCGGGATCCCACTATGTCGGGATCTAAATCCTCATGGAAAGAGCCCAGAAGGAAGAACCTAGAGTCGGGGAGAGCTATAGATGAACAACTTTCTCCTGATAGGAGACGTAAAGCAGGGGATTATCCCTCTGCGCTGGTTCCTTTAGCAGAGCTCTGTTAACCTGttgccccctccccaccacagaGAGGCTCTAAGCCGGCCCCGGTGGTCACAGGCCACTCACTCCTCCAGGGTGCTTCGCAGCTCCGCCTCCGTCTTGGCCAGCTTCTCCCTCAGACGGCAGACCTCCTCCTGGCTCCTGTCCACGTCCTGCTGCAGGTTCTTCACACCTGCACCAGCCTTCTCCTGGGCCTGGGTCAGACCCACCTGCTTCTGAAGCAAGcgcgcacatgcacgcacacaccgtaccaacacacagacacgggaATCTTAGTGAATGCCATCACATCCAGGGTCTTACAGGGTGTCTGCTGTTCTGCTTAAGTTATCAATTAGCAGCAATAGGATTTGTTTGTCTTAAGAGTCAAGGGAAGTCCTCCAATCGTCAGCAAACAGAATGGCCAAAGCACAAGTGTAAAGCAGTAAATGCTATGATGCTAAAAGCTACAATGTGCGCGGTAACGGCTCGTTTCAAGTGCACTGTGACCTGCCGCGGCGGTGCTACCTTTGCTTGCTTCTTCAGTTGTTGTTTTAAGTCTGTTACTTCTTTTTCCaactcttctctctgctcctccaaggCCTTGGTCTGAACAGTAGAGTCCGGAGACTGGGAGGGAACAGGGATCATATAAGACAGCGTGCCCCTTTGAGAAGCACCAAGCCAACATGCTATGAGCTATCACAAGTGGATGGTGCATTTCTACCGGGCTCCATCGCAGTTACAGTATTTTGCAGATGACACTGTGTATTCTTGTAGAAAGATAATGGCCAGACTTGATAGTGCTGAACTTTTCCTTTCTAACACCCCCTCCCAATGCCCTGATTAACGTACAGATTACGTAAGAGGCTGCATTGCAAAGTAAACACGGGCTGGTGGCTTGTATGCTTTTACCGAAAGCCTCGGGGCCTAAGATAAGAGGCTCACTGATGTAGCTGTTTGTTGAGCCATGTTACAACCCGGCTACAATGCCTTACTTTGTTGTCCACTTGAACGCTCCCAGCAGCACGCGACTTCAAGGTCTGGATCTTCTCAAAGACCAGATTGACCTTCCTCTTGGTGGTGTCATCGTTATCGTTGCTCCTgcggacacggacacacacacacatgagcatgGGTGTCGTCAAACCGTAAAGACCCCtatctgtgtgtggtgggttgAGGACTAATCCCTGGCTGTTCCGAGAACAGAGCAGCTCTCTCCCAGCCCTTCAGGGGCCAGCGAGGATAACACTGCTTTGATGTGTCACCTTGCGACCCGCTCAACCTCATTATGGCCGTCTATTAGGAGGCACATGCAGGGGAATGTGTCTCCCCATCAGGGGACTGGGCTGGGGGTATGCAGCCTGTTCATGCGTGTAGGAAACACTGGGTCGCCCAAACCTGGGGTAGAGTCCTAAGGTTGCATTCCATTGCACTACCTGATAGAGGGccacgccccctcctcctcctccagtgggTTTTCATTAAACCTTTCTAACCTCAGCTGGTGAATGTTTGTCCTGTGGGCCTCAGGAGTATTGCTCCATTTCTGTGTTTCCTTCCATCTGTGTTTCCTtttccctgacccctgaccctggacCTGTGACCTGACACGCCCAGAACAGTTTCCCGGACGGGCTGGACTTAACCAAGGCCTGCAGGAACTGCGTCACTTCAGACAGGAGACTTCAAACTCACACATAACTTAAGGACTGGTTTACAGGCCAGACAGCATGTTTGTGATGTGCAGTAACACTTTAGATGGTTGAACTTGAATGAGAGGCAAGTTATTTTGTCTATAACTATAATTGGCACATCACCGTATTGGACATGTTCTGACTAGGCTTCATTACAAACATGCTTGCTTTAAGCTCACTCCCCAAAGCCCTTTAACCCAGTTCTCTTATAAAACACTGTCTGGCTGTTACAGCAGATAGCTTCTCGCTCACACTAGCTGGTGCCTGCTGTCTACCTGACACCTCACTGTGCCCTTATATAAACATTTCACTCCAATAGTCAACCTTGTCCAAGAAGAAAAACACAGAACTCCTGATCTGCGGATCCACTGATAGGGTATGCATTTGAGACGTCTTCCACTGATATGGTATGTGTTGGAGATGTTTTCCACTGATAACTGCTCTGTTTCCTCTAACTAGTTAAGGGGATTTACAGGCATGAGGTCAGAGGTGACCATCTCGAATCAGGTGATAAGCAAAGCAATATTTCTTCCCTACATTcctctgtgagagagagggacatagtTTGAGAACATTGAATGAGTAAAAGAGAAAGGAATAGAGAGCGGTACTTTATTCTATACTATAGGGAGCAAACATCAGAAGGCTGAATCACACACAGCATTGATATGGTGTTTGGGAATATAAATGACTTAACTTTTTTATCATAAATCagattcagatttttttttttttaatctaagcGCTCCCACACGCCATTTTCTCTGAAAATTATGCAACACTTAGTTTGAATAGAACTACAATTTGCAGTTAACTGCCTGTTGCATAGCTGTAGTCATGGCAATAAAACCGTCATGGGTTCTAGCAGTGTACTGAATAACTAGCAGTGATCAGCAAAGATCTAGCACTATCCTTGAATCACAGCCAGAGATGCTGTTTACATTTCATAGGCATAATAAAACATAAAACGTGTTCATCCATAGACATGTGTGCCAGGACTATTGCCCAGTAAAAACTCACCCATCCTTGAGGTAATTGAACAAAATCTGTTTAGCTGTCTCTTCATGTGTTTGTTGTGAAAGCTCCTGCTGACCTTTGAGAAGGTCTGGCGTAGCCTGGATGCAAATAAAAAGGATCAAGGAATGGACACCTACGGAGTCTACGGATATTTATTTGTTTCTGTATAAGGAAAGTAAGTAAATAagtataaaatatatatgttaAAAATCCATGCCtaaaacacacattctctcaataGCTTTGTTTACCTGCACATCTAGCTCAGCAGTGGGCTTTGTGCTTGTACTGGAGGCTGGCTTGGATAGAGATGTTGTTGCCACACTAGTCAGAATCTTAGGGCCGGACATCAACCTTCCCTCCTCCGCTCCTTTGCTGTTGAAGGGCAGTGTGGAGGAGCGACTCTGGGGCGCTTTGTACCCCTGGATGGAGCCTACCCCTTTAGAAACAGTGCCTTCAGGGGAGCTTGGTGCACTGCTGCCCTGCATTGGAGCTCTGGCACTGGTCTTCCCCTCCACCGCGGTCACCCAGGAGTCAATACTCCCCTGAGCCTTCTGCAGACGTAGCTGGGAGGGCCTCAGAACGTGCTCTGTACACCTGCCCTGGTTCTTACTGAACTCATCCAGGTAGTCAGACTCTCCTCGCAAGCCGAAGGGCAGAGCGCTGTCTACACTCCGCGAGCGCTTCCGGTCCTCTGGGTTGATGCGGTTCCGCCGTCCCGCCCTGCCCCTCCGCTGATGGCCGCCATCTTTGCCGTCAAACTTGTCGATGAGCTCGTCCACGCCGGGGATGGAGCCTGTGTCGATATCTCGGCCGGTACCGGGTAGGAAGGGGATGTAGCGGCGATTCTGGTGGCGGTTGATGGTGTCGGCATACAAGGCCTCCAGCTGGTCGTCAGCtttggtggaggagctggaggagtggCGGGAGCGGGAGGAGGGCTGCAGTACCGGCCCACTGGAGTCAGTCCTGCGGAGGGGGAGGACGTCTGGTTCCAGCCGGCTGCGCTCCAGACTGGAGAAGGCACTGCTGATGGTGCTGGGAGACCTGCAGGTCTTGTCAGGTTCACTGGGGAGGCTGGAGactgctgagggctggggcaCAGGCAGGCGCTGGGGCTGGGATAGAGGTGGAGACTGGGATTTGGACTGGGGCTCGGCCACTTGGGCTTGGGGCTTGTACTCAGGTTGGGGTGGGTTGGCTTGGGGCCTTGACTGAGGCTGGGCTAGCTTGGCCTGAGGCTTAGAGAGGGCTGGCCTGGTCTgcggtgggggctggggctgtgtttTCTCTTGCTGGCCTGCGTCTTTCGTCTGGTCTGGGCTGGATGACCTTGCATGGGACACTACGGGAGAGGAGGATCTGGGAGAGGGGCCTTGCTGGCGATTCCCAGTCTCAGCTAGGGAGACTgggcaggaaggcaggctgCTGTAACCATCCAGACTCAAGGTGTTATTTTTTGGGTCGTAAGGCTTCAGGATCTCAGGATGCTTCTGGAAGTTCAGCAAGGCAGATGACTTCTTACCTTGAGGGTCTTGAACACCATTCTGAGGGCCACCAAATTGCTTCTGGGACCTGTACTCCACAAACGGGCTGTCAGAGCcagactccctgctccctctgaaGTCATACTCATGATAGTTATCGATAAAAGACCCTTCGGTGTCTATGTATCCGTTACTGTTGGGATCAGTGTAGGGTTGAGACCCACGGTCTTGGTTGTTCAGAACCACGTAGGGGTGTCCATCGATCCCCTGGACCCGGATGCTGAGGCCGTAGCTGCCCCCTCCGTTGCTCTGAGCCCTGGAGGCgcgagaggcaggctgggtgtaGCCCTGCTGTAGACCACTGTTAGGAATGCCAGAGACTCTGTACGACTCCATTAGGaaagcagaaagagaggaaatctGTCTCCCCAGATTAGGCCCACCTCTGCAAACAAGGATATAAGATGGTTATTAGGCAGAAAGGAGATGTCATCAGATTAAATAATGTCAGTAAATGTTTCCAACTCCCACTCTGTCgctaatgaaagtctaaatccTCACAATATTTGATGATGTCATTCTGTttgatttttttcttctcctcaaCTGTTTGTTTTTCTAGTAAGTAGTTCCACAAACACCAGTCTGGCAAACTGTTCACCACAACTGACTGCCACTTGAAGGGGGTT harbors:
- the cgnl1 gene encoding cingulin-like protein 1 isoform X1, producing the protein MESYRVSGIPNSGLQQGYTQPASRASRAQSNGGGSYGLSIRVQGIDGHPYVVLNNQDRGSQPYTDPNSNGYIDTEGSFIDNYHEYDFRGSRESGSDSPFVEYRSQKQFGGPQNGVQDPQGKKSSALLNFQKHPEILKPYDPKNNTLSLDGYSSLPSCPVSLAETGNRQQGPSPRSSSPVVSHARSSSPDQTKDAGQQEKTQPQPPPQTRPALSKPQAKLAQPQSRPQANPPQPEYKPQAQVAEPQSKSQSPPLSQPQRLPVPQPSAVSSLPSEPDKTCRSPSTISSAFSSLERSRLEPDVLPLRRTDSSGPVLQPSSRSRHSSSSSTKADDQLEALYADTINRHQNRRYIPFLPGTGRDIDTGSIPGVDELIDKFDGKDGGHQRRGRAGRRNRINPEDRKRSRSVDSALPFGLRGESDYLDEFSKNQGRCTEHVLRPSQLRLQKAQGSIDSWVTAVEGKTSARAPMQGSSAPSSPEGTVSKGVGSIQGYKAPQSRSSTLPFNSKGAEEGRLMSGPKILTSVATTSLSKPASSTSTKPTAELDVQATPDLLKGQQELSQQTHEETAKQILFNYLKDGSNDNDDTTKRKVNLVFEKIQTLKSRAAGSVQVDNKSPDSTVQTKALEEQREELEKEVTDLKQQLKKQAKKQVGLTQAQEKAGAGVKNLQQDVDRSQEEVCRLREKLAKTEAELRSTLEELFQVKMEREQYQTEIRDLQDQLSEMHDELDGAKRSASDGEKDAMMEDLLQLKMGLQEVLLAKEEQEEVLRRRERELTALKGALKEEVATHDQEVDKLREQYEKEMNKLQTSVEEAKQSIAAASREKAEVEAAMGAVEGQAGRLTAEFERLRKRAQELENEVAKLNRIIDEAKLQESKLGDRVGRLEKEKKQLGESLAEIKEQEEEMSRANRALTTRLEDVQRNLTKLNHDHRELEERWKEERCQKELFKNTKNEIEDERKLLDRTVEKLQREMSEIVEASQSSTQELQEQIDVYKEKNRRELSELQRQLRERGQELEKSRLDTKSLQEELSNLEDDLRQCKRERDEAVLNEKVLEQKVYDLEMEAETKAHSKDDKSRQLKLTEDRIAQLEMDLDEERQSGDLLMERIDRGREQVEQMRNELLQERAGRQDVECDKMALERQNKDLKSRVAHLEGSQKSNKEGLVSQLENRIQELEERLEGEERERSNLQMVNRRLERKVKEMMMQVDEEHHSMQDQKDQLNLRLKALKRQMDEAEEEIDRLEHGKKKLQRDLDEQQEATEQLQSQLKALRSEMRRKSNSAPLLNNLDDDDEDDISTDGETYFSSSGYKRSSSQDNIISTYTL
- the cgnl1 gene encoding cingulin-like protein 1 isoform X2 translates to MESYRVSGIPNSGLQQGYTQPASRASRAQSNGGGSYGLSIRVQGIDGHPYVVLNNQDRGSQPYTDPNSNGYIDTEGSFIDNYHEYDFRGSRESGSDSPFVEYRSQKQFGGPQNGVQDPQGKKSSALLNFQKHPEILKPYDPKNNTLSLDGYSSLPSCPVSLAETGNRQQGPSPRSSSPVVSHARSSSPDQTKDAGQQEKTQPQPPPQTRPALSKPQAKLAQPQSRPQANPPQPEYKPQAQVAEPQSKSQSPPLSQPQRLPVPQPSAVSSLPSEPDKTCRSPSTISSAFSSLERSRLEPDVLPLRRTDSSGPVLQPSSRSRHSSSSSTKADDQLEALYADTINRHQNRRYIPFLPGTGRDIDTGSIPGVDELIDKFDGKDGGHQRRGRAGRRNRINPEDRKRSRSVDSALPFGLRGESDYLDEFSKNQGRCTEHVLRPSQLRLQKAQGSIDSWVTAVEGKTSARAPMQGSSAPSSPEGTVSKGVGSIQGYKAPQSRSSTLPFNSKGAEEGRLMSGPKILTSVATTSLSKPASSTSTKPTAELDVQATPDLLKGQQELSQQTHEETAKQILFNYLKDGSNDNDDTTKRKVNLVFEKIQTLKSRAAGSVQVDNKSPDSTVQTKALEEQREELEKEVTDLKQQLKKQAKQVGLTQAQEKAGAGVKNLQQDVDRSQEEVCRLREKLAKTEAELRSTLEELFQVKMEREQYQTEIRDLQDQLSEMHDELDGAKRSASDGEKDAMMEDLLQLKMGLQEVLLAKEEQEEVLRRRERELTALKGALKEEVATHDQEVDKLREQYEKEMNKLQTSVEEAKQSIAAASREKAEVEAAMGAVEGQAGRLTAEFERLRKRAQELENEVAKLNRIIDEAKLQESKLGDRVGRLEKEKKQLGESLAEIKEQEEEMSRANRALTTRLEDVQRNLTKLNHDHRELEERWKEERCQKELFKNTKNEIEDERKLLDRTVEKLQREMSEIVEASQSSTQELQEQIDVYKEKNRRELSELQRQLRERGQELEKSRLDTKSLQEELSNLEDDLRQCKRERDEAVLNEKVLEQKVYDLEMEAETKAHSKDDKSRQLKLTEDRIAQLEMDLDEERQSGDLLMERIDRGREQVEQMRNELLQERAGRQDVECDKMALERQNKDLKSRVAHLEGSQKSNKEGLVSQLENRIQELEERLEGEERERSNLQMVNRRLERKVKEMMMQVDEEHHSMQDQKDQLNLRLKALKRQMDEAEEEIDRLEHGKKKLQRDLDEQQEATEQLQSQLKALRSEMRRKSNSAPLLNNLDDDDEDDISTDGETYFSSSGYKRSSSQDNIISTYTL